A genomic segment from Deinococcus sp. YIM 77859 encodes:
- a CDS encoding phage holin family protein, translated as MQEERKSIGGALVDVFDAAVTLVKAEIRAVARQVGEVAKAKGVGVVLLLASVGPLVMGLVFLILAVFYLLMRLGLGAWVAALIIALLGFALTGVLVMLGLRRLSAELPRDPEERRVLTEDDHLEAQYRAEQAATTTAAPSAARVTVASATTMTGSDGAHPARSAGDYRVPAVATDQVEGHVTRPMALSEEGRTVTIPVYGTNPDGSQPAHGGSVTDFGVTPPEDERGHSPQRGHGGHAGHDPNVQHPVVLKDHPGISVSTEPTFREDMKKEGY; from the coding sequence ATGCAAGAAGAACGCAAGAGCATCGGGGGCGCGCTGGTCGACGTGTTCGACGCGGCCGTCACGCTCGTCAAGGCAGAGATTCGCGCGGTCGCGCGTCAGGTTGGTGAAGTCGCCAAGGCCAAGGGCGTCGGCGTGGTGCTGCTGCTCGCGTCGGTCGGTCCCCTCGTGATGGGGCTCGTGTTCCTGATCCTGGCGGTGTTCTACCTGCTGATGCGGCTTGGCCTGGGGGCCTGGGTCGCGGCGCTCATCATCGCGCTGCTGGGCTTTGCCCTGACCGGCGTGCTGGTGATGTTGGGCCTGCGGCGCCTGAGTGCCGAACTGCCGCGCGACCCTGAAGAACGCCGCGTTCTGACCGAAGACGATCACCTCGAAGCCCAGTACCGAGCCGAGCAGGCCGCAACCACCACCGCCGCCCCCAGCGCCGCCCGCGTCACGGTGGCGAGCGCGACCACCATGACCGGCAGCGACGGGGCACATCCGGCACGTTCAGCGGGCGACTACCGCGTTCCTGCCGTAGCGACCGATCAGGTGGAGGGCCACGTGACCCGGCCCATGGCCCTCAGCGAGGAGGGCCGAACGGTGACGATCCCCGTCTACGGCACCAATCCCGACGGCAGCCAGCCCGCCCACGGCGGCAGCGTGACCGACTTTGGCGTCACCCCCCCTGAGGATGAACGGGGGCACTCGCCGCAGCGCGGGCACGGGGGCCACGCCGGGCATGACCCCAACGTTCAGCACCCGGTGGTGCTCAAAGACCATCCGGGCATCAGCGTGAGCACCGAGCCCACCTTCCGCGAGGACATGAAAAAGGAGGGATACTGA
- a CDS encoding bifunctional 5,10-methylenetetrahydrofolate dehydrogenase/5,10-methenyltetrahydrofolate cyclohydrolase: MQESRLIGKPLADEVTRGVREALSEWARLTPSFRPQLVSVLASDDEASRVYVHSKERQAGRLGVRFGVRDLGAGTTQENLHAALRELSDDPGVHGIVLELPLAGGLDADAALLHIAPRKDVEGLTPANLALIAAGRETEALLPPTPRSVRFLLRAALGDDLRGRRVAVIGPGRTVGRPLAFMLNNRGVTVTLCNEHTRDLAAVLAEQDAVVVAVGHAGLLRPEHVQPHHVVIDAGINVRPEEEGGGVVGDALPELPVRMQTPVPGGVGPLTSALMYQNLVRAVKLQRGERVE; this comes from the coding sequence ATGCAAGAATCCCGACTCATCGGTAAGCCACTCGCGGACGAGGTCACGCGGGGCGTGCGGGAGGCCCTCTCCGAGTGGGCCCGCCTGACGCCGAGCTTCCGGCCCCAGCTGGTGAGTGTCCTGGCCTCGGACGATGAGGCGTCACGGGTGTACGTCCACAGCAAGGAGCGGCAGGCGGGGCGGCTGGGCGTGCGCTTTGGCGTGCGCGACCTCGGCGCGGGGACCACGCAGGAGAACCTGCACGCGGCGCTACGCGAACTTTCTGACGACCCAGGGGTTCACGGCATCGTGCTCGAGCTGCCGCTCGCGGGCGGTCTGGACGCCGACGCCGCGCTGCTTCATATCGCCCCCCGCAAGGATGTGGAGGGCCTCACGCCCGCCAACCTGGCTCTCATCGCCGCGGGCCGGGAGACGGAGGCGCTGCTTCCACCTACCCCCCGTTCCGTGCGCTTTCTGCTGCGCGCGGCGCTGGGGGACGACCTGCGCGGACGGCGCGTGGCTGTGATCGGTCCCGGGCGCACGGTGGGGCGGCCCCTCGCCTTTATGCTCAACAACCGGGGCGTGACCGTGACGCTGTGTAACGAACATACCCGCGATCTCGCAGCCGTGCTCGCCGAGCAGGACGCGGTGGTGGTGGCGGTCGGCCACGCGGGTCTGCTGCGGCCCGAACACGTTCAGCCGCACCATGTCGTCATCGACGCGGGCATCAACGTCCGGCCCGAGGAGGAGGGTGGCGGCGTGGTCGGCGACGCCCTGCCGGAGCTGCCCGTTCGCATGCAGACACCCGTACCCGGCGGCGTCGGCCCCCTCACGAGCGCCCTGATGTACCAGAACCTGGTGCGCGCGGTGAAGCTGCAGCGCGGCGAGCGGGTGGAGTAG
- a CDS encoding O-acetylhomoserine aminocarboxypropyltransferase/cysteine synthase family protein encodes MASNSNTLHFETLQVHAGQRPDPATGAQAVPIYATNSYVFESPEHAANLFGLRAFGNIYSRIQNPTNAVLEERIAALEGGVGALAVASGHAAQFLAITTVAQAGDNIVSTPNLYGGTVNQFRVTLRRLGIEVRFTSKDERPEEFASLIDDRTRAVYLETLGNPALNIPDFEGIAAAAHARGVAVFVDNTFGAGGYYCQPIRHGADVVLHSASKWIGGHGNGIGGLIVDAGTFDWGNGRYPLFTEPSPSYHGLNFWEVFGAGNALGLPNIAFLIRARTEGLRDLGATLAPQQAWQFLQGLETLSLRAERHAQNALALARWLSAHPDVLRVTYPGLSHHPHYDRAQTYLPRGAGAVLTFELKGGRAAGEAFIGAVKLAQHVANVGDTRTLVIHPASTTHSQLDEVSQAAAGVTPGLIRVSVGIEHIDDICDDFAQALATALVDAEGV; translated from the coding sequence ATGGCTTCTAACTCCAACACGCTGCACTTCGAGACGCTTCAGGTTCACGCTGGGCAACGCCCCGACCCGGCGACAGGAGCACAGGCGGTACCGATCTACGCCACCAACTCTTACGTGTTCGAGTCGCCCGAGCACGCCGCGAACCTGTTTGGCCTGCGCGCTTTTGGGAACATCTACAGCCGGATTCAGAACCCCACAAACGCCGTGCTGGAAGAACGCATCGCGGCGCTGGAGGGCGGGGTGGGCGCGCTGGCGGTCGCGAGCGGGCACGCGGCGCAGTTTCTCGCGATCACGACGGTCGCGCAGGCCGGGGACAACATCGTCTCGACGCCGAATCTGTACGGCGGCACCGTCAACCAGTTCCGCGTGACGCTGCGGCGGCTGGGCATCGAGGTGCGGTTTACCAGCAAGGACGAGCGCCCGGAGGAGTTCGCTTCTCTTATCGACGACCGGACTCGGGCCGTGTACCTGGAGACGCTGGGAAATCCGGCGCTCAACATCCCCGACTTTGAGGGCATTGCCGCCGCCGCCCACGCGCGGGGTGTGGCCGTCTTCGTGGACAACACCTTTGGCGCCGGGGGCTACTACTGCCAGCCCATCCGGCACGGAGCCGACGTGGTGCTGCACTCCGCGAGCAAGTGGATCGGCGGGCACGGCAACGGCATCGGCGGCCTGATCGTAGACGCGGGAACGTTTGACTGGGGGAACGGGCGCTATCCCCTCTTCACCGAACCCAGTCCCAGCTATCACGGCCTGAACTTCTGGGAGGTGTTTGGGGCGGGCAACGCGCTGGGGTTACCCAACATCGCCTTTTTGATCCGCGCGCGCACCGAGGGTCTGCGCGACCTGGGCGCGACGCTCGCGCCGCAGCAGGCCTGGCAGTTTTTGCAAGGCCTAGAGACACTCAGCCTGCGAGCTGAACGGCACGCGCAAAACGCCCTCGCGCTGGCGAGGTGGCTCAGCGCACACCCGGATGTCTTGCGGGTGACGTACCCCGGCCTGAGTCACCACCCCCACTACGACCGGGCGCAGACGTACCTGCCGCGCGGAGCTGGAGCCGTGCTGACCTTTGAGCTCAAGGGGGGGCGGGCAGCCGGTGAGGCCTTTATCGGTGCGGTCAAGCTCGCGCAGCACGTCGCCAACGTGGGAGACACCCGCACGCTCGTCATTCACCCCGCCAGCACCACCCACTCGCAGCTCGACGAGGTCAGCCAGGCCGCGGCGGGGGTAACGCCGGGCCTGATCCGGGTCTCCGTCGGCATCGAGCACATCGACGATATCTGTGACGACTTTGCGCAGGCCCTCGCCACGGCCCTTGTGGACGCGGAGGGAGTATGA
- a CDS encoding glycosyltransferase family 2 protein, which yields MTNFFTALDLIGLILLCFYTLQMSLAALLPRPRRCPAPQPGLRFTFLIPALNEAQVIEATVRNLRQVAPDGRVAVIDDGSDDATGVLVSALAASDPGVLLLRRTFPEARQGKGRALNWAVRKLLHVLREEGADLSHEVFVVIDADGRIGPELLTEARQVMGDPAVMGAQARVRIRQSTTRLHARNLIGRMLEQQQDVEFFITRHLQVLRTHWHTAALCGNGQFMRASYVEGQFARGVDPWPDVLLEDFGSGLEIRLARPTYRLAFLEHPVTQQGLPNLRRFTRQRARWTQGTLQCLPYLRRLWTTPVPLLARLDFTYFILGPWLNLLIVLTLLTQPLRWATGTQGLLLDPTVSLTLSVLNLALQLNWLIRYQLENRLPPGRLLFTALSLPVYGFALFLSLPLAFKNYLTGRRTWDKSARHAEPEESVGGPRVRAAPSGD from the coding sequence TTGACGAACTTTTTCACTGCACTGGATTTGATCGGGCTGATCCTGCTGTGCTTCTACACGCTCCAGATGTCCCTCGCGGCGCTCCTGCCCCGGCCAAGGCGGTGCCCGGCGCCGCAGCCCGGTCTGCGCTTTACCTTTTTGATTCCTGCCCTCAATGAGGCGCAGGTGATTGAGGCGACCGTGCGCAATCTCCGTCAGGTCGCGCCGGATGGGCGGGTGGCGGTGATCGACGACGGCAGCGATGACGCGACCGGGGTGCTGGTGTCGGCGCTCGCCGCTTCGGATCCGGGCGTGCTGCTGCTGCGGCGCACCTTTCCGGAAGCTCGCCAGGGCAAGGGCAGAGCGCTGAACTGGGCGGTGAGGAAGCTGCTGCACGTGCTGCGCGAGGAGGGGGCTGACCTCTCCCACGAGGTCTTTGTCGTGATCGACGCGGACGGGCGCATCGGGCCAGAGCTGCTGACCGAAGCGCGGCAGGTGATGGGCGACCCGGCGGTGATGGGCGCGCAGGCCCGCGTGCGCATTCGGCAGTCCACCACTCGCCTCCATGCCCGCAACCTCATCGGGCGAATGCTGGAGCAGCAGCAGGACGTGGAGTTTTTCATCACCCGGCATCTCCAGGTGCTGCGGACCCACTGGCACACCGCCGCCCTGTGCGGCAACGGCCAGTTTATGCGGGCCTCCTACGTGGAGGGGCAGTTCGCGCGGGGCGTGGACCCCTGGCCAGACGTGCTCCTCGAAGACTTCGGCAGCGGCCTTGAAATCCGTCTGGCACGGCCCACGTATCGCCTGGCCTTTCTGGAGCATCCGGTCACGCAGCAGGGGCTGCCCAACCTGCGCCGCTTTACCCGGCAGCGGGCACGCTGGACGCAGGGCACGCTGCAATGCCTGCCCTACCTGAGAAGGCTGTGGACGACTCCCGTTCCCCTCCTGGCGCGGCTGGACTTCACGTACTTCATCCTGGGGCCGTGGCTCAACCTGCTGATCGTGCTGACGCTGCTGACGCAACCGCTGCGCTGGGCGACCGGTACGCAAGGCCTGCTCCTTGACCCCACGGTGAGCCTGACCCTCAGCGTGCTGAATCTTGCCCTGCAACTCAATTGGCTGATCCGCTACCAGCTGGAAAACCGGCTGCCGCCGGGGCGCCTGCTCTTTACTGCCCTCAGCCTCCCGGTGTACGGCTTTGCCCTCTTCCTGAGCCTGCCGCTTGCCTTCAAGAACTACCTGACGGGCCGCCGCACCTGGGACAAGAGTGCCCGCCACGCAGAGCCTGAGGAGAGCGTGGGGGGCCCCCGTGTGCGGGCCGCTCCTTCTGGCGACTAG
- a CDS encoding phytoene/squalene synthase family protein — MLNLVSPPPAVPPPPAEAARHCWEVTRQHSRTFSLGSRFFPAGQREAVWAVYAACREGDDSVDECRGDEAEKALAAWWARVQAAFAGRPSSHPTDRALAWAAAHWPIPLAAFEELHEGLQMDLHGHRYRDLDDLALYCRRVAGVVGFMIAPICGYSGGEETLRRALRLGQAMQLTNVLRDVGEDLERGRIYLPESLLREYGVSRAALQEGRVTPEYRALMRDLSALARRWYAEGRTGIPCLHGRARIGVQAAARAYEGILDDLARGDFDNFRRRAHVSGTRKLLMLPQAWWEVRGSPP; from the coding sequence ATGCTCAACCTCGTCTCTCCCCCTCCTGCCGTTCCGCCTCCCCCGGCGGAAGCGGCCCGTCACTGCTGGGAGGTGACGCGGCAGCACAGCCGGACTTTTTCGCTGGGGTCGCGCTTTTTCCCGGCGGGGCAGCGCGAGGCCGTGTGGGCGGTGTACGCGGCCTGCCGCGAGGGGGATGACAGCGTGGACGAGTGCCGCGGGGACGAGGCCGAAAAAGCCCTTGCCGCATGGTGGGCACGGGTACAGGCTGCCTTTGCGGGCCGCCCCAGCTCGCACCCCACCGACCGGGCGCTTGCCTGGGCCGCCGCCCACTGGCCGATTCCCCTCGCGGCCTTTGAGGAGCTGCACGAGGGCCTACAGATGGACCTGCACGGCCACCGCTACCGCGACCTGGACGACCTTGCCCTGTACTGCCGCCGAGTGGCGGGTGTGGTGGGCTTTATGATCGCCCCCATCTGCGGTTACAGCGGGGGCGAGGAGACCCTGCGCCGCGCGCTGCGGCTGGGCCAGGCGATGCAGCTCACCAATGTCCTGCGCGACGTGGGCGAGGACCTTGAACGCGGGCGAATCTACCTCCCCGAAAGCCTGCTGCGCGAATACGGCGTCTCCCGCGCTGCTCTACAAGAAGGCCGCGTAACCCCCGAGTACCGCGCGCTGATGCGGGACCTCTCCGCGCTTGCCCGCCGTTGGTACGCGGAGGGCCGCACCGGCATTCCCTGCCTGCACGGCCGTGCCCGCATTGGCGTGCAGGCCGCTGCCCGCGCCTATGAGGGCATTCTCGATGACCTCGCTCGGGGCGACTTCGACAACTTCCGCCGCCGCGCCCATGTCAGCGGTACCCGCAAGCTGCTGATGCTGCCCCAGGCGTGGTGGGAGGTGCGGGGCTCGCCGCCCTGA
- the purH gene encoding bifunctional phosphoribosylaminoimidazolecarboxamide formyltransferase/IMP cyclohydrolase, which produces MTRRALISVSDKTGIEDFARALVARGWELLSTGGTLAALRAAGVPATAVSDVTGFPEILGGRVKTLHPAIHGGILARREAGHLAELAEHGLGTIDLVCVNLYPFRETVARGADFAEVTENIDIGGPAMLRAAAKNHADVLVLVDPADYPLALAGEVSPADRRRLAAKAFRHTGEYDAAIAAYLEDGAGETLPEHLTLSLSRVAEVRYGENPHQPGAVYRLGAERGPVLDARVVAGKPMSFNNYADADAAWALAAELARQEDHPAGTRAVCVAVKHANPCGVAVADTVRAAWERARDADTLSVFGGVVAVSRPVDLAAAQAMRGTFLEVLIAPDVTPEAVAWFAAKKPDLRVLVAAPDASPGTLDVRPLAGGFAVQGRDTRPWDDLCPEVVTRREPSEQEWLDLRFAWAVVKHARSNAVVLARDGVTVGLGAGAVSRIWAAERAVQNAGERARGAVLASEAFFPFDDVVRLAAGAGVTALLQPGGAKRDPEVIAAANELGLSMVFTGSRHFRH; this is translated from the coding sequence ATGACGAGACGGGCACTGATTTCGGTGAGCGACAAGACGGGCATCGAGGACTTCGCGCGGGCCCTGGTGGCGCGGGGCTGGGAGCTTCTCAGCACGGGGGGAACTCTGGCGGCCCTGCGCGCGGCCGGTGTCCCCGCGACGGCGGTGAGTGACGTGACCGGCTTTCCGGAAATTTTAGGCGGGCGCGTCAAGACCCTGCACCCGGCTATCCACGGCGGCATTCTCGCCCGGCGCGAGGCAGGGCACCTGGCCGAGCTCGCCGAACACGGCTTGGGGACGATTGACCTGGTGTGCGTCAACCTCTACCCCTTCCGCGAGACGGTGGCGCGGGGAGCAGACTTTGCGGAAGTCACCGAGAACATCGACATCGGCGGCCCCGCGATGCTTCGCGCCGCGGCCAAAAACCATGCGGATGTGCTGGTGTTGGTGGACCCCGCTGACTACCCTCTGGCCCTGGCGGGTGAGGTTTCACCGGCGGACCGCCGTCGCCTCGCGGCCAAGGCCTTTCGCCACACGGGCGAGTACGACGCGGCGATTGCTGCCTACCTGGAGGACGGGGCGGGGGAGACGCTGCCCGAACACCTCACCCTCAGCCTCTCCCGGGTGGCCGAGGTGCGGTACGGCGAAAACCCGCATCAGCCGGGCGCGGTGTATCGCCTGGGGGCCGAGCGCGGCCCGGTGCTTGATGCCCGGGTGGTCGCCGGAAAGCCCATGAGCTTCAACAACTACGCGGATGCCGACGCGGCCTGGGCGCTGGCGGCCGAGCTCGCGCGGCAGGAAGACCATCCCGCCGGAACCCGCGCTGTGTGTGTCGCCGTCAAACACGCCAATCCCTGCGGTGTGGCGGTGGCCGATACCGTGCGGGCCGCCTGGGAGAGAGCTCGCGACGCGGACACCCTCAGCGTCTTCGGCGGCGTGGTCGCCGTGAGCCGACCGGTGGACCTCGCGGCGGCACAAGCCATGCGCGGCACCTTCCTCGAAGTCCTCATCGCGCCCGACGTGACGCCCGAGGCGGTGGCGTGGTTCGCCGCCAAGAAGCCGGACCTGCGCGTGCTGGTGGCTGCTCCGGACGCCAGTCCCGGTACGCTGGACGTGCGCCCGCTCGCCGGGGGCTTTGCCGTGCAGGGCCGCGATACCCGCCCCTGGGATGACCTCTGCCCCGAGGTGGTGACGCGGCGCGAGCCCAGCGAGCAGGAATGGCTGGACCTGCGCTTTGCCTGGGCCGTCGTCAAGCACGCGCGCTCCAACGCGGTTGTGTTGGCGCGGGATGGAGTGACGGTCGGTCTGGGTGCGGGTGCCGTGAGCCGTATCTGGGCTGCCGAACGTGCGGTGCAGAATGCCGGCGAGCGAGCGCGCGGCGCGGTGCTTGCCTCCGAGGCGTTTTTCCCCTTTGACGACGTGGTGCGCCTGGCGGCGGGGGCAGGCGTGACGGCGCTTCTCCAGCCCGGCGGTGCCAAGCGCGACCCTGAGGTGATCGCGGCGGCGAACGAGCTCGGCCTGAGCATGGTCTTTACCGGCTCGCGGCACTTTCGGCATTGA
- a CDS encoding class I SAM-dependent methyltransferase has protein sequence MNPMREARQSQENLNPRATLTLAQRSNFWPLTARVYPLWRARSLTLLTGQPFPLAREAALFLGLCRPRPGECWLDAGTSSGFYAGVLARAGCRVLAADLSPAMLALARRRERRADIAWCLSDLEESGWPAESFAGVTVGATLNETRRPDRFLRELARLTRPGGQLWLMYVARTGGPLQRLLSQPALGGLTFPDPAWVSRYLLGCIRTDAVQVGPVVFERYLKERG, from the coding sequence ATGAACCCCATGCGAGAAGCGCGCCAGAGCCAAGAAAACCTGAACCCCCGGGCAACGCTCACCCTGGCGCAGCGCAGCAACTTCTGGCCGTTGACCGCTCGGGTCTATCCCCTCTGGCGAGCCCGTTCCCTGACCCTGCTGACCGGCCAGCCCTTCCCCCTGGCGCGCGAGGCTGCCCTGTTCCTGGGGCTGTGCCGTCCTCGCCCCGGCGAGTGCTGGCTGGATGCGGGCACGAGCAGCGGCTTCTATGCCGGAGTGCTCGCCCGAGCGGGGTGCCGCGTGCTCGCCGCTGACCTCAGCCCCGCCATGCTTGCCCTGGCCCGGCGGCGGGAGCGACGGGCGGACATCGCCTGGTGCCTCAGCGACCTGGAAGAAAGCGGATGGCCCGCAGAAAGCTTCGCGGGCGTGACGGTGGGCGCGACCCTCAACGAGACGCGGCGGCCTGACCGCTTTCTGCGGGAACTCGCTCGGCTGACTCGGCCCGGCGGGCAGCTGTGGCTGATGTATGTGGCGCGCACCGGTGGCCCCCTTCAGCGGCTGCTTTCCCAGCCAGCCCTGGGTGGCCTCACCTTCCCTGACCCGGCTTGGGTGTCCCGGTACCTGCTCGGCTGCATCCGTACCGACGCCGTACAGGTCGGCCCGGTGGTGTTCGAGCGGTACCTGAAAGAGCGCGGCTAA
- a CDS encoding Fur family transcriptional regulator: protein MSATRSTRQRDVITRVLDRAEGPLAVGEVLERAQADLPGLGIATVYRTLKLLTEQGHIHPVLLDGETRYERTGRGHHHHFSCTRCGRVFTLHTCPVALPRGTVYPGGFIVEAHEVTLYGQCPQCAALAAPPG, encoded by the coding sequence ATGTCCGCCACCCGCAGCACCCGTCAGCGTGACGTGATTACCCGCGTTCTCGACCGCGCCGAAGGGCCCCTGGCGGTTGGGGAAGTGCTGGAACGCGCGCAGGCTGACCTGCCGGGGCTGGGCATTGCCACCGTGTACCGAACCCTTAAGCTGCTCACCGAGCAGGGCCATATCCACCCGGTGCTCCTTGACGGCGAGACGCGCTACGAGCGAACCGGGCGCGGGCACCACCACCACTTTTCCTGCACCCGCTGCGGCCGCGTCTTTACGCTGCACACCTGTCCGGTCGCGTTGCCCCGTGGTACGGTCTATCCCGGCGGCTTTATCGTGGAGGCACACGAGGTCACGCTGTACGGTCAGTGCCCGCAGTGCGCCGCGCTGGCTGCCCCGCCCGGTTGA
- a CDS encoding alpha/beta fold hydrolase family protein encodes MTAVTHVPDLPPPLPDRTVPERCFRQQTVRLFRHTPLLLDCGQAVSDIRVAYHTYGTPREHAVLVLHALTGTSAVHEWWPDFLGEGRPLDPTRDFVVCANVLGGCAGTSGPAELPRVNGEDPPLTLRDMARVGRALLEELGVRRVSLIGASMGGMLAYAWLLECPDLVDRAVIIGAPARHSPWAIGLNTAARSAIRAAPGGEGLKVARMVAMLSYRSPQSFALTQAGWGTRRPGTPDITTYLEHQGEKLAARFCERTYLALTGAMDRFQPTDEELRSIRVPVLAVGISSDVLYPPAEVRAFADLLPRGRYAELKSVHGHDAFLIDPGELPGWVEGFLHG; translated from the coding sequence ATGACCGCCGTGACCCACGTGCCGGACCTTCCGCCGCCCCTCCCGGACCGCACCGTGCCCGAGCGATGTTTCCGGCAGCAGACGGTACGGCTTTTCCGGCACACTCCGCTGCTGCTGGACTGCGGGCAGGCCGTGAGTGACATTCGGGTGGCGTACCACACCTACGGCACGCCACGCGAACACGCGGTGCTGGTGCTGCACGCCCTGACCGGCACGAGCGCGGTGCATGAATGGTGGCCGGATTTCCTGGGAGAGGGTCGGCCCCTGGACCCCACCCGCGACTTTGTGGTCTGCGCGAATGTGCTGGGTGGCTGCGCGGGGACCAGCGGCCCAGCAGAACTCCCGCGCGTGAACGGCGAAGATCCTCCCCTCACGCTGCGGGACATGGCGCGGGTGGGCCGGGCCCTGCTCGAAGAGCTGGGGGTGCGCCGCGTCTCGCTGATCGGCGCGAGCATGGGCGGGATGCTGGCGTACGCCTGGCTGCTGGAATGCCCCGACCTGGTCGACCGGGCCGTCATCATCGGTGCCCCGGCCCGCCACTCTCCCTGGGCCATCGGGCTGAACACGGCGGCCCGCAGCGCCATCCGCGCCGCGCCCGGCGGCGAGGGCCTCAAGGTCGCACGCATGGTCGCCATGCTGAGTTACCGCAGTCCCCAGAGCTTTGCCCTGACTCAGGCGGGCTGGGGCACGCGGCGCCCCGGCACCCCCGACATCACGACGTATCTGGAACACCAGGGGGAGAAGCTCGCCGCCCGCTTCTGCGAGCGCACCTACCTCGCGCTGACCGGGGCGATGGACCGCTTCCAGCCCACGGATGAGGAACTGCGGAGCATCCGGGTGCCGGTGCTCGCCGTCGGCATCTCCAGCGACGTGCTGTACCCGCCTGCCGAGGTGCGCGCTTTCGCAGACCTGCTGCCCCGCGGACGGTACGCCGAGCTGAAGAGCGTGCACGGGCACGACGCTTTTTTGATCGATCCGGGAGAGTTGCCGGGGTGGGTGGAGGGCTTCTTGCACGGTTGA
- the crtI gene encoding phytoene desaturase family protein: protein MTDSSLYRRKQALIIGSGFGGLSLGIRLQSLGFDTTILEKLDGPGGRAYQKRTPDGYVFDMGPTVITVPHFIEELFALQRDESFLDQPDFPPAVLTGERVREGESGGPRTRDYVRLVPILPFYRIIFDDGTFFDYDGDPESTRRQIAALAPEDLAGYERFHADAEAIFRRGFLELGYTHFGDLGTMLRVVPDLLRLDAVRTLFSFTSRYFQSPKLRQVFSFETLLIGGNPLSVPAIYAMIHFVEKTWGIHYALGGTGALVRGLVRKFEELGGRIEYGAEVEEILVTDEWGKPVRRPFGPRVARGVRLKGGEKRPADLVISNGDWANTYLKRVPRTARLVNSDWRVKAARQSMSLLVIYFGFRDDGRALNLRHHNIILGPRYEELLREIFGRKVLGADFSQYLHIPTLTDPSLAPPGHHAAYTLIPVPHGGSGINWGVEGPRLVERVLAFLEERGHIPRLRERLTHLEYVTPDYFAGTLDSYLGNAFGPEPTLAQSAYLRPHNRSEDVRHLYLVGAGVQPGAGTPSVMMSAKMTARLIAQDFGLA, encoded by the coding sequence ATGACCGACTCATCCCTTTACCGGCGCAAACAGGCCCTGATCATCGGCTCGGGCTTCGGCGGCCTGAGCCTGGGCATCCGCCTACAGAGCCTAGGTTTTGACACGACCATCCTAGAGAAACTGGACGGGCCGGGCGGCCGCGCCTACCAGAAACGCACGCCGGACGGCTACGTCTTTGACATGGGCCCGACCGTCATCACGGTGCCGCACTTCATCGAGGAGCTGTTCGCCCTTCAGCGGGACGAAAGTTTCCTGGACCAGCCCGACTTTCCGCCTGCGGTGCTGACCGGCGAGCGCGTGCGGGAAGGCGAGAGCGGCGGCCCGCGCACGCGCGACTACGTGCGTCTGGTGCCCATCTTGCCCTTCTACCGCATCATCTTTGATGACGGCACCTTTTTCGACTACGACGGCGATCCCGAGAGCACCCGGCGGCAGATCGCGGCCCTCGCCCCGGAGGACCTGGCGGGCTACGAGCGCTTTCACGCGGACGCCGAGGCGATTTTCCGGCGCGGGTTCCTCGAACTGGGCTACACCCACTTCGGCGACCTCGGCACGATGCTGCGGGTGGTGCCTGACCTGCTGCGGCTGGACGCGGTGCGAACGCTCTTTTCCTTCACCAGCCGGTACTTTCAGTCGCCCAAGCTGCGGCAGGTCTTCTCCTTCGAGACGCTCTTGATCGGCGGCAATCCGCTCAGCGTTCCGGCGATCTACGCGATGATCCACTTCGTCGAGAAGACCTGGGGCATTCACTACGCGCTGGGGGGGACCGGAGCCCTCGTTCGGGGCCTGGTTCGCAAATTCGAGGAACTGGGCGGGCGAATCGAGTACGGGGCAGAGGTCGAAGAGATTCTGGTGACGGATGAATGGGGCAAGCCCGTTCGTCGCCCCTTCGGCCCGCGGGTGGCGCGCGGCGTGCGGCTGAAGGGGGGCGAGAAACGCCCCGCCGACCTTGTCATTAGCAATGGGGACTGGGCGAACACCTACCTCAAGCGCGTGCCCCGGACGGCCCGCCTCGTCAACAGCGACTGGCGTGTCAAGGCTGCTCGCCAGAGCATGAGCCTGCTGGTGATCTACTTCGGCTTCCGCGATGACGGCCGTGCCCTGAACCTCCGGCATCACAACATCATCCTGGGGCCGCGCTACGAGGAATTGCTGCGCGAGATCTTCGGCCGGAAGGTGCTGGGCGCGGATTTCAGCCAGTATCTCCACATCCCGACCCTCACCGATCCCAGCCTCGCGCCGCCCGGCCACCACGCCGCCTACACGCTGATTCCCGTGCCACATGGTGGCAGCGGCATCAACTGGGGCGTGGAGGGACCGCGGCTGGTCGAGCGTGTGCTGGCTTTCTTGGAGGAACGCGGCCACATCCCCCGGCTGCGGGAGCGGCTGACCCACCTGGAGTACGTGACGCCCGACTATTTCGCGGGGACGCTCGACAGCTACCTGGGCAACGCCTTCGGCCCCGAGCCCACGCTGGCCCAGAGTGCCTACCTCCGTCCGCACAACCGCTCGGAGGACGTGCGCCACCTCTACCTTGTCGGGGCGGGGGTGCAGCCCGGCGCGGGGACTCCCAGCGTGATGATGAGCGCAAAGATGACCGCCCGGCTGATCGCGCAGGATTTTGGCCTCGCCTAA